From the genome of Triticum aestivum cultivar Chinese Spring chromosome 3B, IWGSC CS RefSeq v2.1, whole genome shotgun sequence, one region includes:
- the LOC123072297 gene encoding uncharacterized protein: MRKSEGRGGGTKRGQRRGRCSGLRRILQGKRRRSIVSLGCRADPHQGWTGTWSRRRRHSASLLSVRRPRNPEEAAAQEGPGTPVGELQPPTSGQREPHAWPASGPTGKTRAAGSIGRRDEGGACGRLADGETIASLPRLRTAGMSSWCFRRGRAPEEKWWLGRRTPLSLVSGPPWLTPEPLVGLEVIRRWRPRHPSNHQGGDS; the protein is encoded by the exons ATGAGGAAGAGTGAAGGAAGGGGAGGAGGGACAAAGAGAGGACAGAGGAGAGGGAGGTGCAGCGGCCTGAGAAGAATACTGCAGGGAAAGAGGAGGAGGTCAATCGTGTCCCTGGGGTGCCGAGCAGATCCCCACCAGGGGTGGACTGGCActtggagccgccgccgccgccattccgCCTCCCTCCTCTCTGTCCGACGACCACGCAACCCGGAGGAAGCCGCCGCCCAAGAAGGTCCGGGGACGCCCGTTGGCGAGCTTCAACCACCCACATCGGGGCAGAGGGAGCCGCACGCGTGGCCAGCAAGTGGACCGACGGGAAAGACGCGCGCCGCGGGCTCGATAGGGAGAAGAGATGAAGGGGGCGCGTGTGGGCGGCTGGCCGACGGGGAAACCATCGCGTCTCTACCGCGTCTACGAACTGCAG GCATGTCTTCATGGTGCTTTCGGAGGGGCAGGGCCCCTGAGGAAAAGTGGTGGTTGGGGAGGAGGACGCCCTTGTCCTTGGTGTCCGGGCCGCCATGGCTGACGCCGGAGCCGTTGGTTGGCCTTGAGGTCATCCGTCGTTGGCGTCCTCGTCATCCATCCAACCACCAG GGAGGAGATTCCTGA